Part of the Etheostoma cragini isolate CJK2018 chromosome 8, CSU_Ecrag_1.0, whole genome shotgun sequence genome, AAAATGGGATGCCAGCTCGGCGCTACTGAGAACTGTGAAGGTCAAAGACAAGTTAGATCAGGTCTGCGAGTTGCAGAGAAAACCTGATCACGTCAGTTAGTAGAGGAGTCTTACTACTCGTCTCCTCCTTGGACTTCTTGTTCTGCAGGATGCTGAGCGACAGGCTTGGATGGAAGCGGCTGAACTGGTAGGAGAGGAGGGACAGGAAGCGCCGGCGGAAAtctgaggaaaacaaaaactgtcagTCCATAATATTCAAACAAACCAGACCAGTAGTGCAGGAAAAGTTGTGGAAATTCACCTTTCCAGAATGCAGACAGCCACTGGCTCTGCTCTGGGGCTTCATCTGTGTTCAGCTCCTTTAGCATCACGCAAGAGTGCTCTCCTGTCAAGTCATTCTGGGACAACCACACACCAATCATTACAACATGTGACAACAGCACAATGTACAGAAACATGCaagaacatgtattttataCTTACAGGGGTTTGTCTTAAGTAGACTGGAGTATAACCCGCTTTCCTCCAGAACCTGTTGCAAGagtttttgacatttctaaatctgcaaaaaatattacaatcaCTTCACACTCTCCATATTCAAATAAACTCACTTGAGTAGCTGTGTAGTAAGACCATAGGAAACTCCTAGATAGTCCagtctctctgctctcctctcacTCAGCTTTAGCAGCAAAGGAGGGAGTTTCTTCCGTGGAGTGATCACCTCCTCCAGCAAACTGACCGCCTGGACAACAAGAGACACCAACAAGGCTATTGTCACAGAAGAGGGCATTTAATGTGCTTTATCTAATCTCTAAATTGTATTCTTACTCTAGTTACAAGTCATGTGAGTAATGAATATCTTCCAAATACAGTTGAATACATTCATTGTGTTACCTCACTGCTGACGGATGTGATCTCATTGTGATTTGACGGTGTACTCTCATCCACGGTGGGAAACTTGCCCTCATAGTACATCTGCAGCAGTTGGAGAGCTCTGGAGCCGTAGCCCATCTGGTGGTTAGAAGGAAAACCAGTTACGTATAGTACATCCAGAGGAATTAAACACTGGACAAATACGCTGAGGACTTTGCAAACTCTTACCCCTTGGTAGTCCGGATTGACAGCAATTCTCACCACTCTGCCTCCAGAGAGGCCGCCGAACTCTGGGTCTTGGAACTACAAAGGAAAGAGCAGATTGTAATTCAGATTTGTGTCTGTGGAAACGTGAGCTGTAAGGATTTTGTCAAAAGCTTTGTGACTAGCGTGTACCTGTTCTGACACCGTCCAGGGAATGAGGTCACCAGAGGCTTTCTTCCCTCTGGACAGACTGTTTAGGATGGACTGCCGAGATATTTCTCCCTCCAGACACACCTGAGGGaaaaaggaagaacaaaaacataagtCTAGTcttgacaaatgaaaaaattagGGGGGGGGATGAAGTTGTGTCTGAATGCTTTAGGTAAGTTAGGACTGGCTGATTTGGTGGAGGTCTTTCTTCTGAAAGGGTCTCACCTGCACCACAGCGAGGACCTCAGGTAGTGAGTTCTGTGTGGGAGGAACAGGTGGAAGGAGGCAGAAGAGGTGATGGGCCGGAGCGTCGGACAACATCTGCAGGTCGTTTGGTGAATTCTGGATTCCGAGAAAACATTTGAGTCAGTGAATAAACCCAAGGTTGACTCAACACTGTATGCAACAAGTTATATGGACAAAAGCTAATAAGATCACCTTGTAGTGCGATGCCACATAGAGGGCCATCAACCTCTGCAGGAAAGCCTCCGATGCCTTGTGGTAACAGAATAGTGTGTCTCTGTTCACATAATATCTGGACAGTGTGGGTTTAGGAGTGTGTCTCTCTCAGAAAAATCCGCAAAGAAGCATTTAGTTACATGATTTACAGTGGTATACAAAAAATTACAGATTTATTACAAACAACCTGATATCCTGCCATTTGAACCTCTATTGGTCTGTCGGATTATCTGATTAACATAAGATTATGTTTTAGTCCAATACAAGAAACTTTCTGGGTACGCCTTAAGGTAAATTCTAtctttagaaatattttaagtGGATATGTGATTAACAAGAGCACAGAGATGAatggtttattattttaatacctCCTAGTTAATATTATAGAGCAGgcaataatcaattaatcattcaCTTTGACTTTcatgcaaacattttctttcacatttgctgcttttttgtcttatttggTAGtaaattgattattattataatatttgtgcattttctgACCAAGCAATCAATGGTAAGTAATCAGCAGACTGATCAATATTTAAAGTAATCATTATTTGCAGCCCTACtctaaatgtttgtttacaccTAGAAAAACGTTTATTCACAGCAATGCTGTCCCACCATCTTTATATTGATTCTACAGCTCTATCACACATGTCGCCCTGGATATTGTTATTTCTTCCCTCCTTTTTAAGTTATGAAACCTTTGTGTCAGTGCTCCATGACCAAAAAGGCATTGGCAGAAAGACTGGAGTCGGTCCTGGGTGGTagtggctgcccactgctcctaTGTAGGCCTATAGGATGGGTTAACTGCAGATGACAGTGAGAGCcatttaacatgcataaaaggaTACAGGTCACAAGTCTGTGGAAGTGGGCATCCAGAAATGAGCCTGGGTATGTTCAGACAGTCCAGACAGAGCAGGTCATTCAGCCACTTCTCAACAGCGTCCCCTGGAGCATACCGAATGGACTCGTGAAGAGAAACCTCAATGAGGGAACGAGCTGTGAACAGAGACAGATAAACAGCAGTCAGTCCATCCGTTTTCTGACAGTTCTCCCACATTGGACAACGCCAGATAAGGATTGAGTTTGGTTCCAGACCCATTGCCGTGTCTAGGTGAGCCCAGCTAAATCTAGTCCACATTCCACACTAGCGCTGGTTCCACGTCCCTAGAACCAGTCTATTATCCCAGAGGGCAGCATGCCTAGGTCCCCGTATTAACCCTCACCAGCGAGCTTTCCTTTTAGGTCTGGCTccgggaagggggggggggggcctggTTACACcgaacacacagacatttaccTGTTGCTAGCCTCTCTGTGTTGGTGCTCCTGTTCTCGGCTGACATGCTCTGCTGACTGTCTGCACTCTGCTGCCTCAACTGCTGAATCAGTTTGAGGGAAAGAGAGCGCCCGGTGCCTTCATAGCTGTGATCCAAAGAGAAGCAAAAGGAAAACTGGTCAGGAATGTAAATAGCAAGAGATGAAATGATAAGGCAACTCATCGATCAGCAGAAATATTATACACTACGTGTAATCCATCACTGGTTACAGCTTTCCAAATgctattttttgttctttcaacAATTTTCCACAGCATGGCActtactcgccttttttggtttttaattcagaaaaaaaaatccctggtacctgccaacagCTACtatttttagtactacctcagtcgaggtgaaaacctgcagactactgattggtcggagagaatagTCACTATAGGCGGCGAGTAACAAATTAGTGAACAAATTAGTTTCTAAAGAAGCTACTTGCTTCTTCTAGCTTCTTTAgaaactaatttgtcttctggctgtggcaaaaacaacacaccttcaacgttctgtgtatatgtgtgtgtatatgcgtgtgtgtgtgttggttaggtcatggcagtttcctgctatgacggCCGACCACGGCTCACCTCACGCatatgaggcggtactaatctgcaatagAAAAAGAAGGACAGGGCACCGCAGCCGAGTCGAGCTGAGCCAaacaggtaccattaatggaaaaactcCAGAACTTAACTGAAGGTCTTCGGGGTTTGAACAActggtcaaacaaaacaatttgcaAAGCTATTTCAATATATGAAATTACGTGAAAGACGTTTTTCGTGAATTTGACAATTTATTTACTAAACAATGAAACAAGAATTACAGTGAAAATAATCGTTTCTTGCAGccgtaaaaaaaatcattactaTCGCTTATACTTCACTCTTCATTAAATCCATGTTCCTCAAAATAGTTTCTTAAAATGTCCTTGTGTGTTATGTTATTTGAACAAAAGGAAGGTAGCGTTTGATTATGTAAATATCATCCAGCTTTGTTACAGACCCGTTGATGGTGGAGGCCATGAAAACCAGATAAGGTCCCAGCAGTTTCTTAACCAGAGGAAGAGGGATGGCTGCAGCCTCATCAATGACCAGCAGTTCAGCCTGGCCCAGCTTCACTGCATCACCTGGGTGGATGTACTGTTGGTCAAATGAACAGGACGGTCAGATAAGAGTAATTCACTTACTATGAAGaacagcagagatggagaagagtGGTCTGGTCTCGTTTACCTGAATTGTCTGCCGGTGCTCTTTGAAGACGTTCACCCGCACCACAGCTTTGTTGAACTCTGGATTCAACGACTGAATGATTTCATAGTCAAGATGCTCCTACCAATGCAAAAGGGGGATTTGAAGCGGTGTGTGCTAACAGGATGAGTGTACTGTCGCTGATACAGGAAAAAGCCCCTCCGGCAGCCTACCTGATACTGCAGCGCATCAAAACCTTTGAATATGAACTCAAACATGGTATGGAGGTTGTCTGGGCTCGGTGAGGTTACAAAGATATTGGAGTAGCTGTAAAGAATGACGGGAAATCATTAGCAGACAATTTTGAGACAATACAATAAACAATGCTGATATATTTGTAGGACAGATTACAGAAAACTAATCTGTACCCAAAAGCCACAGCTCCAGCGACAGCCAGCCCCAGTGCTGCAGACTTGCCTCGGCCACGGGCAGCAGTTAGAGTCACGGTGCTCCTCAGAGTCTTCTCTGAGATCGCCTCAATGAACTTGAGCACACCTTTAGCCTAAAAGGACCAAACAAACCCCGAAAGTTACACTTGGAAATGCTGATGCTGAGGTTTCTTTCTGTAGCAACACTGTTGTGATACGTTAGTGAAGCGCTGGTTACTTGAAATTGTATTGGAGCATTGATCAATAGTTATGGTCTGTAAATGTATAAAGTGGCTCTTTAGTGGGAGGTCCTCACCTGGTCCATAGTTCTGCAGCTATCCACTAACACACCCACAGGCTGAGTGTCCTGAAGGGACTCCTTCAGATCCTTCAGCTCCTGTTCTCGTGGAGATAAACCGTCCTCCTGAAGGGAATGAGACAACTGCTCAGAAATCAGGGAGCCTGAAGACAAGTAAgcaaactgtatttatgtagcacaAAGTACTTAATGgaagtgaggaaaaaaagaaggaatgaaagagacaAACGAGGCATTTTTTAAGTACAAAAAGTgtacaaaaaaactcaaaatattaacttgtaaaatcaaaaaagaatTCCACAAGAAATAAGTGAGTTTGAATTGGCTTTGTAAAAAGTGCACTGGTTTGTCTTCACGAGGCTATTCCAACGTTAACGAGTCACAGATCACCTTCAGGTTTTTTTACCTGACCTTGGAACAGCCAGAAGTCTCCTTGGGAGACCTGAGGCTCCTCCAAGTGGTAACAACTCATTAAAGAGGTATGATCACAAGAGTCAAGTTTTGAGAGCAGTCTAAGTCTAAAGGAGACATCGAGCCAGTGGAGAGAAGCAAAAAGCAATGCAATGTGATCTACATTTTAGACAAACAAGCATAGAATTGTGCTTTTTGCTTTGATTGTTGTGGCTCTCCGAGTCGCTGGATGGAAACAGAAACGTTCTGGTTGATAACTGACTCAAATGAATAATCGCTTATCAAGCTAATTGCAGATTCAtttctgttgatcaactaaTTGATTGAACAACTATCATTTCTACTCTAACATAATTACCTGAGTCTTCGGAGGAACAGGTGAGATGTTTGCCATGTGGCTGGAGATTGGAAGGATGTTTAGCTGGTCATCAATGACAACACAGTTTTTGCAGGATGCCAATGACAGAATAAATCTagaaacagtgaaacaaaattattaaatattgttaCACTGTTGGCTACAAATGCACCAAATTCCACGAGAGTCGGCTGAAGACTTCTTACCTCTCATTGAACCTTCCCACCACATCCTGATGAGCCTCGGTGCGGTAGCGAGAGTGCACGTCCTAGATAAAAACAGCAATCCCAAGTCAAGCGAACAGAGTGTGACATGTGTGGCGATGTAACCGGTAATAAACTTACCATAGTCATTGTGTACAGCTGCTTGAGAGAGTTCATTGTCCTGAGCAGaatcaccactataccacctcCTTCTACAGTCTCAACGGTTCTCGCTAAGAGATTCGGAGTTAGAGCTTCAAAGTCCTGTGTGACACAGAAAACACTTTTAAGAGTCTATTTGCCACAGTTATGTGTCTACAGCAGTGgtttcaaaccttttttgaaTTGTGAGCCaacacaaattaatattttgtgtcCTTTGATACATCCTGGGTGCCCCTGGTCTACAGGTGAGAGGAGTAACTCACCTGCAAGACGCACATGCCGTAGGTGTTTCCCAGGATCTTGTGCGTTTCGTTGTAGTAACAGTATCGGATGTTGGTTGCAGCGATGAACAGTTCAAACGGGTCATCCTGATTCAGATTCAGTGTGccggtttttattttcttctgcaGCTGTCTCATGCGTTTCTTCCGATTGCTGTTTGACAAATCCAATAGATAAGATACACCTTTATTGACCATAAGCGGGTACATTTAGATGTGGCAGCAGTACAACAGAACCACCAAAGGAAGTATAGATATCTCCTTTTTGAGTTACATCTCTGAGGGGAGTTCACGCTCACCTGCTGAATCCCAGGTCTTTTTTGTAGCACCAGAGTACAGAAGGTCTTGCTCTGACGGCGGCTTTAGACAGCATGTGATGCAAAATGACAACCTGGATCAGAGGCAGATTTTATTGGTTTTTAATGTCAAATGCAAAGGCACttacataaaattgaattgaaattaataCATTTGCCTGAGAGAACAGGAAAGGGACAGATTACCTGATCTCTCCCTCGATCTCCCACCACCACAAATATGGAGCGATGCTGCAGAGCGACTCCATTCTCTATCTGGACACGAATCCGGTTGTCTACCTTCTTGCGGACTGTTGCCATCGTCTCACTGCTCCTGACAGGTCAGAAAACACATCACGTTAAGAGAGAATTATCAAAAATACAATGCGACATAAACGGCGCAGTAGCATCCACAAAGTGGTGCATCAAATCAAAAGGAGGGAGGATTGAGTGGAGCTAACTTGCagccaaaacaaatgttcttaATTTTTTGTTATAGTTTTGAGTATAATTAATGGCAGCAGGGAAATTAAAATCTgaagaaatataaaattaacGCATCGTTTCAAACACTCAACTTATTTACCTTCTGTTACAAACTGGTTGTTGTTTAATCTCTTTGCACTTCCAACAAGTCGAGATGTGAAATTTACACGCCAGCCATCATGCTGTTGATACACTCACGTGGAGACAGACGTTAATGGAGGACCCCGACGTGACGTAAAAACTGCGCGACGGTCTCCTTGTAAGTGTGCCGGTGATGCCCCGAATTTGGTCTGCTAGGTGGAGTCTAGCCTGCATGCCAGCCgaatttagccccgcccacactCTATTGCGGAAAGTTCATATTCTGACTAAAATGTGAGTATGAAAACGTCGGGCTGGGAATTATCCACAACTGAACCGATTAGTTGATAGCATTCACTGTCAAATGTGAATGTTGCTGCTTTTCTGAATGTTGCTGGCCTTTTTCTGCCTACTTTGTCTTAAGTAGACTGGAGTATAACCCGTTTTCCTCCAGAACCTATTGCAAGagtttttgacatttctaaATCTGCAAAAAATATTACGATCACTTCACATTCTCCATATTCAAAGAAACTCACTTGAAACTCACATGCTTACCCAACAAAGCATTGACGCGTGgacttttatttcacttttcaaaGTTTGTTGGCATTAGAAATTACATTTAGCAAGGCCAAGTGACACTTCAAAACAAAATTGCTTATAGttgtggttaaaaaataaataaaaatacatgcaaCAAATTTGGATGACAAAAACTTTTGGTCTGGTACAAAAATTCATAAGTAGCCTTCATTTGTAACTTTAATTTATATTTGTCGAATTAAATAAGGGTTGTGAGCGGAATGTTAATTCTGTGTCACGTCAGCAGCTGCAGGCCTACCCTGATCCGCCACGCAGCGGTACCGTTCATAACTGGCTGCTGAAAACTAAGGTAACAAATACAAGTTAAGACTGTACAGCAGAAAATTGAGGCTGAAGCATGGGTATGCAACACAACTTTATTGAAACTCTTGAAGCAACATCAATTTACAAACAAGGAAACGGGAGctcattaaacataaaaacgcCTTTTAAGaactaaaatgacagaaaagaacCGAGAAGGGAAATAAACTCCCAAGGGTTGGACCAGCAGTGGCAGGtgcatttttttatacaaaaaataacttatgAAATCTTTCAAGTTTACAGGAATATTGTAACACACGGCTTGTGTAAATCGATGATTGGATTTACAGCTCAGCTTGTGTTTCAgactttaaatgatttaatatttCCAAATATCAAAGCAGGCATTACTTTGATTTAAGAGACAGGAAAAATACCACTGAtgaagaacataaaaataaaaagaggacaTGAGTGAGCTGGGGCAAATGCATTCTTGAATTTTGAATTTTCAGTGTGGTGCAGGTTAGTCAGTCACAGTCATTATGAAAGCTCTTTCAGGATCGTATTGCCTGAGAGCTGCCTCTTGACACTCCTCTGGGTCCCTGACCAGCTCCACGCTTGTAGTTTGGTTGGTAACCATCCTTGagcaacagagacaaaaaaagaaagacatttttgatACTATTCCAACATACAGCAAAATGAAATAACCAGTTGGAAGTCTGAATGCTTCTACTCATACCCTCTGATAATTCCCATTTGAGTAATCCCGAGGTGTGTTGAACTGAGTCTGCCCATAACCAGAGTTTGAAGTGTTGGCGAAAGGAGGACGATAACCATCATAGCCACCTGAAAATACAAagatttaaaacttaaaatgctTCTTGAGTAGTAGTGGGGGCCGAACAGCAATACTTTTATGGCACTGAACAAAACACTCCGATGCTATGAGTATCGAAAAATTATTGATTTTTTGGTACCTGAGAGCGCGTAATCACAAGCTTACCTGTCTTCTCTGTATATTGACAGAGAGCGGAGCTCAGACACACGCACAGGTGCAGACAGAATAAACTCGAGCAACGTAGGTTGACTCTGCAGTTTTGTgtaagtcacagtgagtcacggcAATGTCGATAAAAATGGTTTAAAGTGTGGTTACAGTTATTCAAAACATAGACAGCAGTCGCAGTGCTGTTGATGTTATACGTCCTCTGAGACAAGCGGGCACAACAGTTGTTTCTATGCCCTGATGAATGACTGAATGGCTAAGATTGTgcactttatttctacagcacctttcagcaacaaggcaattcaataacattcattttcacttAAACTAGCTCTCTATTATGGTAGTACAATGTTGACAACAGGGCAGTCACCATGTTTATTGTTAAAGCCAGGCTTGACATTACCATTTTGAGGCACTTGTCCTTTGGACATGTACATTTACGTTTCACTTGTCCATGCACAATAGTCACTTGTCCGGgtaaagatttttctttttgtaattttgtgtgcATTTTGCTAATGCAGAATTCAAACAAACTGCTGAAAGCATCCAAACACtatcaacattaaaacaattcaCTTGAAACAAATGTGCCCCAAGAATAGATTTCCCTTTCAATAAGGAAAAAGGATCTTTAGACTTCATAATATATAAAGTAATACTTTGCTCGCCGGTGTGCAATGTATCACCAGAGGTATTGGTAACTGTAACTTATAGCTACTTTatctaaaataattttgttgacataagattgttaacttttttttatcccttctACAATTTCACTTTCTACCCGGCATTTGCTGATTTACCAGGGGATCCTTTAAAAAGGTGTAGCTACTTTACAGTTGATTATTAGATGATATTTAATCCGGCAAATTGCGGAGCTAAGGTTTTACAATAACTGAGGGACAAACAAGCCGTGGACAATGAGCTGAACAGCGGCCTTGGTATAACATTAGCGGTCCGCTGACTCACTGCCACTGGGTCCAATCTTAGCTGTCCACTGCCCCGGGAACAAAATCTGTAACATTGACGTTATGAGTGGCACATAACGTTAAGTAACATGGCATTTTATCTTGTTAAAGTTTTCACTTGTCCAGTAGGGTAAGTACATTTCTCTTCCACTTGCCCTACAAAAAATGCACTTGTTCCAGACAAGCGGACAAGCTTAAATGTAGAGCCCTGGTTAAAGGTTTGTGTCATTATGCAGTTTGCACTTAAgtctttgttgtttacattccTTTGCCTTTAGTTAGTTAAATATTATCCTGTAAACaatgtaatttgtgtgtgtgtgtgtgtgtgtgtgtgtgtacatatatgtatatatacagtgagggaaataagtatttgaacaccctgctattctgcaagttctcccacttagaaatcatgaaggggtctgaaattgtcattgtaggtgcatgtccactgtgagagacataatctctaaaaaaaaatccagaaatcactatgtatgatttttaactatttatttgtataatacagctgcaaataagtatttgaacacctgtcagCTACAATTCTCACCCTCAAAGACCAGTTAGTcttccttcaaaatgtccacctcaaccccatttattatcctaaattatatgcacctgtttgaggttgttagctccataaagacacctgtccaccccatacaatcagtaagaatccaactactaacatggccaagaccaaagagctgtccaaaNNNNNNNNNNNNNNNNNNNNNNNNNNNNNNNNNNNNNNNNNNNNNNNNNNNNNNNNNNNNNNNNNNNNNNNNNNNNNNNNNNNNNNNNNNNNNNNNNNNNTGtaggaaaacaaacacttttcctTGATATCACACTTTCCAACTCAGTGATGCCACTTCTATCCATAAAGGTCCCGTTATGTCTGAATAAAgcaataatgtaataaatgaaGCCAGCAATTTCACATATTCCAAGTTTGAAAAGGGATTCAGTGAAAATAAGGGATTCATTTGTAGCTGTAGTTTGTGAGCTTACCTCTGAATCCATTCGATGAGCCTCTGTAGCCATTGATCATGCCCCTGGCGTTGCGAGCTCCACCACGTGGCATCCCTCTGCTGTTGTAGAAGGATTGACCCTGCCTGACGAAGCCTGGGCCCTGCTGGGGAGGCTGTGGATGGCCTCCAGACTGATCTTGGGAATGGAAGGCACCGACTACTAAGAAACACAGAGTTGTGTTACGCAAAACAGATACAAGTCAATCCCCACTCATTACAGGAAAACAAATGTGGCACAATCAATcaagtaagtaaataaaataaagaaaatgaaaaatctgcTCACCAGACTGCAGTTGTTCTGTCTGCATCTCTGTCTGCTCCACAGGATGCTGCGGCTGGCTGCTGAAGGCTTGGTTATAGCTGTTCTGGTATTGGTTGGCCTGGTTCAAAGCCTCTGTCTCATTAGCTGGCGGAACTGGGGCATTGAGGTTGAACACCTGAGGGAAGAACAAGGGTCACATTGTGCTAAAGCCAAAACCAGAGGAAAGTTCACAGGCTCATTAGGAGTAAAGTCCATT contains:
- the nat10 gene encoding RNA cytidine acetyltransferase, with product MATVRKKVDNRIRVQIENGVALQHRSIFVVVGDRGRDQVVILHHMLSKAAVRARPSVLWCYKKDLGFSSNRKKRMRQLQKKIKTGTLNLNQDDPFELFIAATNIRYCYYNETHKILGNTYGMCVLQDFEALTPNLLARTVETVEGGGIVVILLRTMNSLKQLYTMTMDVHSRYRTEAHQDVVGRFNERFILSLASCKNCVVIDDQLNILPISSHMANISPVPPKTQEDGLSPREQELKDLKESLQDTQPVGVLVDSCRTMDQAKGVLKFIEAISEKTLRSTVTLTAARGRGKSAALGLAVAGAVAFGYSNIFVTSPSPDNLHTMFEFIFKGFDALQYQEHLDYEIIQSLNPEFNKAVVRVNVFKEHRQTIQYIHPGDAVKLGQAELLVIDEAAAIPLPLVKKLLGPYLVFMASTINGYEGTGRSLSLKLIQQLRQQSADSQQSMSAENRSTNTERLATARSLIEVSLHESIRYAPGDAVEKWLNDLLCLDCLNIPRLISGCPLPQTCDLYYVNRDTLFCYHKASEAFLQRLMALYVASHYKNSPNDLQMLSDAPAHHLFCLLPPVPPTQNSLPEVLAVVQVCLEGEISRQSILNSLSRGKKASGDLIPWTVSEQFQDPEFGGLSGGRVVRIAVNPDYQGMGYGSRALQLLQMYYEGKFPTVDESTPSNHNEITSVSSEAVSLLEEVITPRKKLPPLLLKLSERRAERLDYLGVSYGLTTQLLKFWRKAGYTPVYLRQTPNDLTGEHSCVMLKELNTDEAPEQSQWLSAFWKDFRRRFLSLLSYQFSRFHPSLSLSILQNKKSKEETSILSSAELASHFSPYDLKRLELYSRSMVDYHLIMDLIPTVSRLFFLKQLGDISLSAAQCALLLGIGLQHKSVEQLEKEIELPSSQLMGLFNRLIRKIVQVFTSIQEKAIEAKMATTKDVSMEPTVRSLNDDLNEAAKEFEERHKQDVEKVKEMDMEEYKIRGDDEEWDQVLKKAGNTTIISIKSDKKRKLDGGNAKASNGAPEHGKIKKKEMQHSKFKKSKDKHGKFGKKA